Genomic segment of Tomitella fengzijianii:
TGACTGATTCGCCGTGTCGTCGGGGCTGCTGCCGTGTGTGGTGGTGCCGGTGGGATGGTGGGTTGTGAATCTTTCAACGGAGAGTTTGATCCTGGCTCAGGACGAACGCTGGCGGCGTGCTTAACACATGCAAGTCGAACGGAAAGGCCCCTTCGGGGGTACTCGAGTGGCGAACGGGTGAGTAACACGTGGGTGATCTGCCTTGCACTCTGGGATAAGCCTGGGAAACCGGGTCTAATACCGGATAGGACCGTACCTCGCATGGGGTGTGGTGGAAAGCGTTATGTAGCGGTGTGAGATGGGCCCGCGGCCTATCAGCTTGTTGGTGGGGTAATGGCCTACCAAGGCGACGACGGGTAGCCGGCCTGAGAGGGCGACCGGCCACACTGGGACTGAGACACGGCCCAGACTCCTACGGGAGGCAGCAGTGGGGAATATTGCACAATGGGCGCAAGCCTGATGCAGCGACGCCGCGTGAGGGATGACGGCCTTCGGGTTGTAAACCTCTTTCAGTGCCGACGAAGCGGAAGTGACGGTAGGTACAGAAGAAGCACCGGCCAACTACGTGCCAGCAGCCGCGGTAATACGTAGGGTGCGAGCGTTGTCCGGAATTACTGGGCGTAAAGAGCTCGTAGGCGGTTTGTCGCGTCGTCCGTGAAAACTCGCAGCTTAACTGTGGGCGTGCGGGCGATACGGGCAGACTTGAGTACTGCAGGGGAGACTGGAATTCCTGGTGTAGCGGTGAAATGCGCAGATATCAGGAGGAACACCGGTGGCGAAGGCGGGTCTCTGGGCAGTAACTGACGCTGAGGAGCGAAAGCGTGGGGAGCGAACAGGATTAGATACCCTGGTAGTCCACGCCGTAAACGGTGGGTACTAGGTGTGGGACCCTTCCACGGGTTCTGTGCCGTAGCTAACGCATTAAGTACCCCGCCTGGGGAGTACGGCCGCAAGGCTAAAACTCAAAGGAATTGACGGGGGCCCGCACAAGCGGCGGAGCATGTGGATTAATTCGATGCAACGCGAAGAACCTTACCTGGGTTTGACATACGCCGGATCGCCGTGGAGACACGGTTTCCCTTGTGGCCGGTGTACAGGTGGTGCATGGCTGTCGTCAGCTCGTGTCGTGAGATGTTGGGTTAAGTCCCGCAACGAGCGCAACCCTTATCCTGTGTTGCCAGCACGTAATGGTGGGGACTCGCAGGAGACTGCCGGGGTCAACTCGGAGGAAGGTGGGGACGACGTCAAGTCATCATGCCCCTTATGTCCAGGGCTTCACACATGCTACAATGGTCGGTACAGAGGGCTGCGAGACCGTGAGGTTCAGCGAATCCCTTAAAGCCGGCCTCAGTTCGGATTGGGGTCTGCAACTCGACCCCATGAAGTCGGAGTCGCTAGTAATCGCAGATCAGCAACGCTGCGGTGAATACGTTCCCGGGCCTTGTACACACCGCCCGTCACGTCATGAAAGTTGGTAACACCCGAAGCCGGTGGCCCAACCCCTTGTGGGAGGGAGCCGTCGAAGGTGGGATCGGCGATTGGGACGAAGTCGTAACAAGGTAGCCGTACCGGAAGGTGCGGCTGGATCACCTCCTTTCTAAGGAGCATCAAGTGTCTCGAGGCCGCCGTGCGTGTGGTCTGGGGTTGCTCATGGGTGGACACTGGTGGCACTTCGTGCAGGAGTTTCGTGGTGGTCGCCGCCGTTATGGGTGGTGGCCGGTGCGGGGCGGGGGTGCTAGTCGGCATGCTGTTGGGCTTTGAGGGAACACGCCGCGTGTTTGTGTGTGGTGGGTTGTCTTGATGTGATGCGCCGGTGTGCCTGCCGGATGCGCTCGGCTGGTCTTGCCCTGTTGTGGGGTGGGTGGCCGGGTGTGGTGGGTGTGGTGGTGTGTGTGTTGTTTGAGAACTGGACAGTGGACGCGAGCATCTTTGATCTTTGTGTTGTAAGTGTGTAAGAGCACACGGTGGATGCCTTGGCACCAGGAGCCGATGAAGGACGTGGGAGGCTGCGTTAAGCCTCGGGGAGCTGTCAACCGAGCTGTGATCCGAGGATGTCCGAATGGGGAAACCCAGCAGCGGTGATGCGCTGTTACCCGCGCCTGAATGTATAGGGCGTGTGGAGGGAACGCGGGGAAGTGAAACATCTCAGTACCCGTAGGAAGAGAAAACAATAGTGATTCTGTGAGTAGTGGCGAGCGAAAGCGGATGAGGCTAAACCATGCGCATGTGATACCCGGCAGGGGTTGTGTGTGTGGGGTTGTGGGGCTGCGGCGTGCCGGTACTGCCGTGCCGGCGGGTAGTTGTAGAAAACACATGGTTAGCGGAAGTGGTCTGGGATGGCCTGCCGTAGTGGGTGAGAGTCCCGTACGTGAAAGCTGTGTGTCTGCCTTGTCGTGGTGCCCGAGTAGCAGCGGGCCCGTGAAATCTGCTGTGAATCTGCCGGGACCACCCGGTAAGCCTGAATACTCCCTGGTGACCGATAGCGGATAGTACCGTGAGGGAATGGTGAAAAGTACCCCGGGAGGGGAGTGAAAGAGTACCTGAAACCGTGTGCTTACAATCCGTCAAAGCCTGCGCGTAGTTTGGTCTGCGGTGGGTGATGGCGTGCCTTTTGAAGAATGAGCCTGCGAGTTAGTGGCATGTCGCGAGGTTAACCCGTGTGGGGTAGTCGTAGCGAAAGCGAGTCCGAATAGGGCGAGTTAGTGGCATGTTCTAGACCCGAAGCGGAGTGATCTACCCATGGCCAGGGTGAAGCGACGGTAAGACGTCGTGGAGGCCCGAACCCACTTAGGTTGAAAACTGAGGGGATGAGTTGTGGGTAGGGGTGAAAGGCCAATCAAACTCCGTGATAGCTGGTTCTCCCCGAAATGCATTTAGGTGCAGCGTCGCGTGTTTCACCATGGAGGTAGAGCTACTGGTTGGCTGATGGGCCTTACCGGGTTACTGACGTCAGCCAAACTCCGAATGCCGTGGTGTGAGAGCGTGGCAGTGAGACTGCGGGGGATAAGCTTCGTAGTCGAGAGGGAAACAGCCCAGATCGCCGGCTAAGGCCCCTAAGCGTGTACTAAGTGGAAAAGGATGTGGGATTGCGAAGACAGCCAGGAGGTTGGCTCAGAAGCAGCCATCCTTGAAAGAGTGCGTAATAGCTCACTGGTCGAGTGGTCCTGCGCCGATAATGTAGCGGGGCTCAAGTACACCGCCGAAGCCGCGGCACTCACATGTGTGGTTCGCATCTGCCTGCGGGTGGGTGTGCAGCCGTGTGGGTGGGTAGGGGAGCGTCGTGTAGCCGGGGAAGCGGCAGAGTGATCTAGCCGTGGAGGCTGCGCGAGTGAGAATGCAGGCATGAGTAGCGAAAGACGAGTGAGAAACTCGTCCGCCGAATGACCAAGGGTTCCTGGGCCAGGTTAATCCGCCCAGGGTGAGTCGGGACCTAAGGCGAGGCCGTCAGGCGTAGTCGATGGACAACGGGTTGATATTCCCGTACCCGTGATATCGCGCCCGTGGTGAATCAGTGATACTAACCATCCTGAAGCCCGTGTCGTGCACTTTCGGGTGCCGGCGTGTGGTGGATGCGTGGGACCTGATCTGGTAGTAGCCAAGCGATGGGGTGACGCAGGAAGGTAGCAGAGCCAGTCAGTGGTAATACTGGTGTAAGCCCGTAGGGCGAGGTGCAGGTAAATCCGTGCCTCATATGAGCCTGAGAGGCGATGCGACCCCGGTGTGGGGGATTCTGTGATCCTATGCTGTCGAGAAAAGCCTCTAGCGAGTGGTGTCATGGCCCGTACCCCAAACCGACACAGGTGGTCTGGTAGAGAATACCGAGGCGATCGAGAGAACTGTGGTTAAGGAACTCGGCAAATTGCCCCCGTAACTTCGGGAGAAGGGGGGCCATGTCCGGTGAACACCCGTGCGGTGGGAGCTGGGTGTGGTCGCAGAGACCAGAGAGAAGCGACTGTTTACTAAAAACACAGGTCCGTGCGAAGTCGTAAGACGATGTATACGGACTGACGCCTGCCCGGTGCTGGAAGGTTAAGAGGACCGGTTAGTGGCTCTTCGGGGCCGCGAAGCTGAGAATTTAAGCCCCAGTAAACGGCGGTGGTAACTATAACCATCCTAAGGTAGCGAAATTCCTTGTCGGGTAAGTTCCGACCTGCACGAATGGCGTAACGACTTCTCTGCTGTCTCAACCACAGGCTCGGCGAAATTGCATTACGAGTAAAGATGCTCGTTACGCGCGGCAGGACGAAAAGACCCCGGGACCTTTACTATAGCTTGGTATTGGTGTGTGATTCGGTTTGTGTAGGATAGGTGGGAGACTGTGATGCGCCGGCGCCAGCCGGTGTGGAGTCGTTGTTGAAATACCACTCTGATCGTATCGGACTTCTAACCTCGGACCATGATCTGGTTCAGGGACAGTGCCTGGTGGGTAGTTTAACTGGGGCGGTTGCCTCCTAAAGAGTAACGGAGGCGCCCAAAGGTTCCCTCAGCCTGGTTGGCAATCAGGTGTTGAGTGCAAGTGCACAAGGGGGCTTGACTGTGAGACTGACGGGTCGAGCAGGGACGAAAGTCGGGACTAGTGATCCGGCACTGGCTTGTGGAAGCGGTGTCGCTCAACGGATAAAAGGTACCCCGGGGATAACAGGCTGATCTTCCCCAAGAGTCCATATCGACGGGATGGTTTGGCACCTCGATGTCGGCTCGTCGCATCCTGGGGCTGGAGTAGGTCCCAAGGGTTGGGCTGTTCGCCCATTAAAGCGGCACGCGAGCTGGGTTTAGAACGTCGTGAGACAGTTCGGTCTCTATCCGCCGCGCGCGTAAGAAACTTGAGGAAGGCTGTCCCTAGTACGAGAGGACCGGGACGGACGAACCTCTGGTGTGCCAGTTGTTCCGCCAGGGGCATTGCTGGTTGGCTACGTTCGGGAGGGATAACCGCTGAAAGCATCTAAGCGGGAAGCCTGTTCCAAGATGAGGTTTCTTTCCCCTTTTGTGGGGTAAGGCCCCCTAGAGATGATGGGGTTGATAGGCCGGAGCTGGAAGCCCTGTGAGGGGTGTGAGGTGACCGGTACTAATAGGCCGTAGGCTTACCCATGAAGTTGTCTGGTTGTTTGTGCGTCCACTGTCCGGTGTCTGAGGCAACACCCACGTTCACTGCGTGTGGGTGTGTGTCGCATGGAGTTGCGGTGGTTATAGCGTGAGGGTCACGCCCGGTCCCATTCCGAACCCGGTAGCTAAGCCTTACTGCGCCGATGGTACTGCACCCTCAGGGTGTGGGAGAGTAGGTCACTGCCGCACAAATATTGCCGGTGGAGGGAACCCCGATAGGATGGGGTTCCCTCCATTGGTGTTTGGGCCGTCTTCCGGGCGGCGGACGACGCGGACGCCGGACCGACACCGATCGCAAACTGATATCGACCACAAGGATGATGCATGAACGCGCAGGAACCCCGGGAAGCACCCGGCGAGCGGCGTCACGGCGCAGACGACGGTTCCCGTGGTCGGCATAATCCGCCGCGCGAACGGACCGGCGGCGCTGCGCCAGGCAGCGGCGCTCAGGCCGGTGACCGCCATCGCAACCAGTCCGGAGCCGGTGCAGGCCGGCATCAGGGCGGTTCCAGCGGTGACCGGTATCGGGACCAGGGCGATCGGGCGGACCGCCGTTCGGCCGATGACCGACCGCGCAGCGGCGGACGCCGGGGCGACGCCGCACGTACGGGCGGACGCCCGAACGAGCGCGACGGAGGATTCCGCGCCGATCGGAACCGCAACGGCGGCGGCCGCGGTCCTGCCTTCCGCGGCGGGGCGCAGGACAGGCGCGCCCGGCCGCACCGTGACAACGACAACGCGCCGGCCCGGCAACACAGGGATCCCGAGCCGGACCTGCCGGACGACGTCGCCCCCGACGAGCTGGACACCTCGGTGCGTCGCGATCTGCACACCTTGGACAGGGCCAATGCAGAGACTGTGGCACGGCACCTGGTGATGGCGGGACGGCTCGTGGACACCGACCCTACGGCCGCGTTGGCCCACGCCCGCGCAGCCCGGGGCCGGGCGGGGAGGGTGGCCGCGGTGCGCGAGGCGGCCGGCATCTCCGCCTACCACGCCGGCGAATGGGCCGAGGCGCTTTCCGAATTGAGGGCCGCCCGCCGGATGGCGGGGGGACCGGGGATGCTGGCGGTCATGGCGGACTGCGAACGCGGTCTCGGTCGCCCCGAGCGGGCGCTCGATCTCGCGCGCAGCGAAGAGGCGCGGCGTCTGACCGGTGAGGCCGCAATCGAGCTGAACATCGTGGTCGCGGGCGCTCGGATGGACATGGGCAAATACGACGCCGCGGTGGTCACCCTGCAGGGGAAGGACCTGGACCCGGCGAAGACCGGTTCGGCCTATGCCCGCTTGTTCTACGTCTACGCGGAGGCGCTCCTCGCCGCCGGGCGTGAGCGTGAAGCCCTGGAGTGGTTCCTCAACTGCGCGGCGGCCGACGACTCGGCGGAGACGGACGCGGAGGAACGCGTGGCGGAGCTGAGCGCGGACGGCCCGGGAGCCGATGGCCCCGCGGGTACGACCGGGGGCGAGTAGGCACCATTGTCCGAGGAACAACGTCCGGACGGCCGTTCGCGCACGGAGCAGGAACCGGGTTCCGCAGGGCGGGCTGCGCCGCACCCGGCGGACACCGGCCTTTCGGGGTCATACGATCTCCTGTTGCTCGACCTCGACGGCACCGTATACCGCGGGTCAGAGCCGATCGTCGGCGCTGAATCCGCGCTCGCGGCCTCCCCCTCCCGTCACCTGTTCGTGACGAACAATGCGAGCCGGAGTCCCGAGGATGTCGCGGAACACTTGAACGCGCTGGGAATCCACGCGGAGTTCGACGACGTCGTGACGAGCGCGCAGGCAGGTGCGCGTCTGGTGGCGTCCCGGCTCGGCGCGGGCGCCGAGGTCCTCGTCGTCGGAGCGCCCGCGCTGGCCGACGAAGTGCTCGGGCAGGGTCTGCGCCCTGTTCGATCCTTCTCCGAGTCGGTGGCGGCGGTCATTCAGGGGTTCTCCCGGTCGGTCGCGTGGTCGGACCTGGCGGAGGCGGCCCTCGCGGTCCGGAACGGCGCGTGGTGGGTGGCGACGAACGTCGATTCGACACTCCCGGACGAGCGGGGTCTGCTGCCCGGAAACGGCTCGCTGGTGGCGGCGCTGGCGACGGCGACGGGAGCCACGCCGACGGTGGCGGGGAAGCCCGGCAGACCGATCATGGACGACGCGGTGCGCCAGGGCGGCGGGCGGCGCCCGCTCGTGGTCGGGGACCGTCTCGACACCGACATCGCGGGGGCGTGTGCCGCGGGTCTGGACAGCCTCCTGGTGTTCACCGGCGTGTCGACGCCGGCGGAGACGATCCTGGCGGCGCCCGCGATGCGTCCCACGTACGTCGCCGATTCCCTGCACGCATTGGCCGCGCCGGCGCAGGAATGTGCAGTGGGCCCGCAGCGGGGATGGCATGCCCAGGTCGACGGCGACATGATCCGGGTCGAGGCCGACCGCGAGGTGCTCGAAACGCTGGAGGAGCAAGGCGGTCGGGTCGTCGACGGCCCGGGGCAGGTCGCGGCCTCCTCAGAGTTGTCGATGCGCGGACTGCGGGCGGTGGCAGCCGTCGCCTGGAAGCATGATTTCCAGGGCCGCATCGTCGGGGCGGATCCGCGGATCCAGGCGTTGGTGCGGCAGTGGCACGGCGCGTGACCCCTGTTTCGGGCCGGAGGCCGTGGCGCACTTCGTTGGGCCGCCCGCGGCACATCGACTAGCGTTGGCAGCGATGAACGACCCCGGACCCCACCACGGTATTCGGACGCCAGGCCCCGTGCCGACGCCCGCGGAGGCGGCCGCGCCCATGACGGACCCCGACACGGTGCGGGAGAGGGTGCAGGCGTTGCTCGCGCGGGCGGCGGACGATGCCGACGCTGCGACGGACGGCGCGGATGCGGCGGATTTCTACGAACAGGCGCATGAGGTACTGCTCGAGGCGCTCGGCACGCTGGACAGGAACTGATATGGCACGCCGTGCACGTGCGGATGCGGAACTGGTGCGTCGCGGTCTTGCGCGGTCGCGCGACCATGCGGCCCGGCTCATCGCGGACGGCCGGGTGCGCTCGGGCCCGTTGCCGGTGGCGAAACCTGCCACCGGGATCAGCGCCGGCGATCCGCTGCACGTGACCGAGGTGCCCGACGAGTTCGACTGGGCCTCGCGCGGGGCGCACAAGCTGATCGGTGCGCTGGACGGTCTGGGGCCGGACGGCCCCGGTGCAGACGGGAAGCGGTGCCTGGACGCGGGAGCCTCCACCGGCGGGTTCACCGATGTCCTCCTCGAGCGCGGCGCGCGCGAAGTGGTCGCCGCGGATGTGGGATACGGCCAGCTCATCTGGCGGTTGCAGAACGATCCCCGGGTGTTCGTGCACGACCGCACCAACGTCCGCTCCCTCGGCCCCGACGACATCGGAGGTCCGGTCGACCTGGTCGTCTCCGACCTGTCCTTCATCTCGCTCGCCCTCGTGCTTCCGGCGCTGCGCGAATGCTGCCGTCCGGGTGCGGACCTGCTTCCCATGGTGAAGCCGCAGTTCGAGGTGGGCAAGGACCGAGTCGGGCACGGCGGTGTGGTGCGCGACCCCGCGCTGCGGGCCGAGGCGGTGAGCGGCGTCGCGTACACGGCGGCCCGGTTGGGGCTCGAAACGCTCGGCGCAGTGGCAAGCCCGCTCCCCGGTCCGTCCGGGAACGTCGAGTACTTTCTCTGGCTGCGCCGCACCGACGTCGATCCGGAGTCGGCGGAGGCGGCCGTCGATCGGGACGGAATCGACGGGATCGACGGGATCGTCCGCCGTGCGGTCGAGGAGGGGCCCCGATGAGCGGACGCCCCGGGCCGGGGGTGCCGACGCCCGCCCGCGAGATCCTGCTGGTTGCGCACACCGGGCGGCCGTCGATCGCGGACACGGCCCGGCGGGTCTCGCGGATCCTCGCGGACGGCGGCATCGGGCTCCGGGTGCTCGACGACGAAGCGGACCGTACGGGCTTACGGGGCGCCGGATCCGACCGGGATGCGCATATCTTCCCGGCGCGCGTCGTACCGCACGACCACCGCGCCGCCGCCGGATGCGAGATGGTGATCGTGCTCGGTGGTGACGGGACCTTCCTGCGGGCCGCGGAGCTGGCCTGGTACGCGGGCGCCCCGGTGCTGGGGATCAACCTGGGACGCATCGGATTCCTGGCGGAGGCCGAGGCGGACCATCTTGACGACGCGCTTGGGAGCGTCATCCGCGGCCACTACCGGATCGAACACCGGATGACGCTCGATGTGCGCCTGTGCTCCGGCGACACCACGGAGTCGGCCGGGTGGGCGCTCAACGAAGTGAGCATCGAGCGCGGCCGGCACGTCGGCGTGCTCGAGCTGTTGCTGGAGATCGACGGGCGCCCGGTGTCGTCGTTCGGCTGCGACGGGCTGCTGGTCTCCACGCCCACCGGTTCGACGGCGTACGCCTTCTCCGCCGGCGGGCCCGTGGTGTGGCCGGAGCTGGAGGCGATCCTGGTGGTGCCCAACAACGCGCACGCGCTGTTCTCAAGGCCCATGGTGACCAGCCCGTCGTCGGTGATCGCGGTGGAGGTGGAGCCGTCGGGCAGCGGCGCTGTCATGTATTGCGACGGGCGGCGCGCGGTGCATGTGCCCGCGGGGGCGCGGCTGGAGATCGTGCGCGGACACCACCCGGTGCGGTGGGTGCGGCTGGACTCGGCACCGTTCGCGGACCGGATGGTGCACAAGTTCGCGCTGCCGGTCCGCGGCTGGCGCGGCCGCGGGGCCTGAGCGTCCCGGACGCCGCCCGACCGTTCCCGTGGCATGCGGTGCTGCGGCGGTGTCGTGGGACATGGTTAGGATTCGGTTGTGCTTGCGGAGATTCGAATCGACGGACTGGGGGTGATCTCGGCCGCGTCGGCGCGGTTCCACCCCGGGTTCACCGCGTTGACCGGCGAGACCGGCGCCGGCAAGACCATGGTGGTGACCAGCCTGCATCTGCTCGGCGGGGCGCGCTCGGACGCCGGGCGGGTGCGCACGGGGGCGCAGCGGGCCGCAGTGGAAGGGCGGTTCACCCTCGACGACCTGTCCGCGGAGGCCCACGCGGCCGTCGAGGAGATCGTCGACGCCGGCGCCTCCGAGGTCGATGAGGACGGCAGCATCATCGCCGTGCGCACGGTCGGCAAGGACGGACGGTCCCGCGCCCATCTCGGCGGGCGCAGCGTGCCCATCGGGTTGCTGGGCCGTCTGACGGGGCAGTTGCTCGCGGTGCACGGCCAGAACGACCAGCTGCGCCTGCTGCGTCCCGAACGGCGCCGTCATGCCCTGGACACGTTCGCCTTCGACGAGATCGGCCCGCTGCTCGAGCATTACCGCGAGACCCGACGCGACTTCGGCGCCGCGCGCGACGAGTACGCGGAGCGCACCGATCGGGCACGCGAGCTGGCGCAGGAGTCGGACAGGCTGCGGCTGGGTGCGGAGGAGATCGCCGCGGTGGATCCGCAACCCGGCGAAGACGTGGCGATCGCGGCCGAGGTCCGTCGCCTGGGCGAGCTGGATTCGCTCCGCGAGGCCGCGGAGTACGTGCACGCCGCTTTGGCAGGGGCGTCGTCCTTCGCCGGCGAGGGGGAGGGGATCGCGGATCTGGCCTCAGGCGCGCGCGGCCGGCTCG
This window contains:
- a CDS encoding HAD-IIA family hydrolase, translating into MLDLDGTVYRGSEPIVGAESALAASPSRHLFVTNNASRSPEDVAEHLNALGIHAEFDDVVTSAQAGARLVASRLGAGAEVLVVGAPALADEVLGQGLRPVRSFSESVAAVIQGFSRSVAWSDLAEAALAVRNGAWWVATNVDSTLPDERGLLPGNGSLVAALATATGATPTVAGKPGRPIMDDAVRQGGGRRPLVVGDRLDTDIAGACAAGLDSLLVFTGVSTPAETILAAPAMRPTYVADSLHALAAPAQECAVGPQRGWHAQVDGDMIRVEADREVLETLEEQGGRVVDGPGQVAASSELSMRGLRAVAAVAWKHDFQGRIVGADPRIQALVRQWHGA
- a CDS encoding TlyA family RNA methyltransferase, which gives rise to MARRARADAELVRRGLARSRDHAARLIADGRVRSGPLPVAKPATGISAGDPLHVTEVPDEFDWASRGAHKLIGALDGLGPDGPGADGKRCLDAGASTGGFTDVLLERGAREVVAADVGYGQLIWRLQNDPRVFVHDRTNVRSLGPDDIGGPVDLVVSDLSFISLALVLPALRECCRPGADLLPMVKPQFEVGKDRVGHGGVVRDPALRAEAVSGVAYTAARLGLETLGAVASPLPGPSGNVEYFLWLRRTDVDPESAEAAVDRDGIDGIDGIVRRAVEEGPR
- a CDS encoding NAD kinase, which translates into the protein MSGRPGPGVPTPAREILLVAHTGRPSIADTARRVSRILADGGIGLRVLDDEADRTGLRGAGSDRDAHIFPARVVPHDHRAAAGCEMVIVLGGDGTFLRAAELAWYAGAPVLGINLGRIGFLAEAEADHLDDALGSVIRGHYRIEHRMTLDVRLCSGDTTESAGWALNEVSIERGRHVGVLELLLEIDGRPVSSFGCDGLLVSTPTGSTAYAFSAGGPVVWPELEAILVVPNNAHALFSRPMVTSPSSVIAVEVEPSGSGAVMYCDGRRAVHVPAGARLEIVRGHHPVRWVRLDSAPFADRMVHKFALPVRGWRGRGA